CCGCATATGTTTTTTCAGTACGGCCGCTGACCAATATGAGCGAAATGGCAGTGAATAACACAATACAGATGCCGCAGACTACTAACAAACTGACATCATAATATTTCACATAAATGTCCAAAGCAAATGACAGCAAGAGGACATTGATGATAAAACTGACAATCGCCAGCAGCCCCTGCTTATGCCCTACGATCAGTAAGGTAAAAATAAAGATCCAGGCTACGACGACTACATACTTGTCACGTTTTACATCCGTAATGCTTCCTGCAAGCTTACCTTCTGCAGCTGAGTCAATGGAAACGAACAACTCATTCCCTGCATGGTATTGCTGGTCATATGCCCCTGAAAATGAATACTGATTAGTTAAATGGATTTCTTGATTCTTTTGGTTGCCATTTTTCATCACAGCTATAATTTGCTGGGTAAACAGCTTGTCTTTATTGCCGTGCATATCTGTGACGTCAGATGACTCCACTACTTTTGTGTTGATCACTTCAGCAATGGGGCGATCATAAAACGAATGGTTGTTGCTGACAAACAGAAGTGATGAGATAAAACAAAGTGTCAGGACGGAAATCATGACCCACCTAACAGCTGTCATGTTTCTAGTTAGTTGAATAAGTATTTTCAAGCGAAATCCTCCCAGCACACTTTGGCATCATACATAGTATTATCTTACGCCACTTCAGTTTTCACTACAACAGAGGAGATTCAGATAATCTGCACTTCAGGTATGCCATCTTTCCACGCTTTCATTAGCAGCTGCAGAAGCTCTGCTGTTTCTATAACAGCAGACTTTTGCAAAGTCACCGAGCCGCCCTGATCCGTATGCCGCTG
The Sporosarcina sp. P33 genome window above contains:
- a CDS encoding YibE/F family protein, yielding MKILIQLTRNMTAVRWVMISVLTLCFISSLLFVSNNHSFYDRPIAEVINTKVVESSDVTDMHGNKDKLFTQQIIAVMKNGNQKNQEIHLTNQYSFSGAYDQQYHAGNELFVSIDSAAEGKLAGSITDVKRDKYVVVVAWIFIFTLLIVGHKQGLLAIVSFIINVLLLSFALDIYVKYYDVSLLVVCGICIVLFTAISLILVSGRTEKTYAAIAATLIATAASLSITAIVIWITSGNGLRYEEMQFLTRPYHTIFMAGLFIGSLGAIMDVAITMSSSMFVLYERDRSISVKDLRASGIDIGKDIMGTITSILFFAYISGSIPMLILYLKNASPVGFTLSMNLSLELARALAGGIGIVLTIPIGLYTAIFFIERKRARV